A region from the Etheostoma spectabile isolate EspeVRDwgs_2016 chromosome 9, UIUC_Espe_1.0, whole genome shotgun sequence genome encodes:
- the plekhb2 gene encoding pleckstrin homology domain-containing family B member 2 isoform X2, whose protein sequence is MYISRPCLLYPPNEILNISIKHTNNQVLPACKMAMVKSGWLHRQSTILRRWKRNWFDLWADGRLVFYNNQQRREVEDDIHMRVDCINIRNSVACQELNPPEGKTRDAFFQIVCRDGRVISLCADSADDALAWTMALQDARINAVVPTPQIGFAQEVIASAPPPYSEYAPPPQQGYALGPYGEYVAAPPHATQIVYSADGQPYAYPYQYQGAYTTPGVNHVVIHERQREDRGDVALGMLAGAATGLALGSLFSVF, encoded by the exons atgtacatctcacGCCCGTGTTTGCTCTATCCTCCTAACGAAATACTTAATATTTccataaaacatacaaataatCAA gtgtTGCCTGCCTGTAAGATGGCAATGGTAAAGAGTGGCTGGCTCCATCGACAAA gtACCATCCTGCGTCGGTGGAAAAGAAACTGGTTTGATTTGTGGGCTGATGGACGGCTTGTTTTCTATAATAATCAGCAACGGCGTGAGGTGGAGGATGACATCCACATGAGGGTCGACTGCATTAACATCCGCAACTCTGTTGCATGCCAAG AGCTGAACCCCCCGGAGGGGAAGACGCGTGATGCCTTCTTTCAGATAGTGTGCAGAGACGGCCGGGTCATCAGCCTGTGTGCAGACAGCGCAGATGATGCTCT GGCGTGGACCATGGCACTTCAGGATGCCAGAATTAATGCA GTGGTCCCTACACCTCAGATCGGCTTTGCACAGGAAGTGATTGCATCTGCTCCTCCCCCCTACTCAGAATATGCTCCACCACCTCAG CAGGGTTACGCCCTGGGACCGTATGGAGAATATGTCGCAGCTCCACCACATGCTACACAGATCGTTTACTCTGCTGATGGGCAGCCCTACGCCTATCCTTATCAGTACCAAG gtgcGTACACCACTCCTGGAGTGAACCACGTTGTTATTCATGAACGGCAGCGGGAAGACAGAGGAGATGTGGCTTTGGGCATGCTCGCTGGAGCAGCAACTGGTTTGGCACTtggctctctcttctctgtcttctaA
- the plekhb2 gene encoding pleckstrin homology domain-containing family B member 2 isoform X3 — translation MYISRPCLLYPPNEILNISIKHTNNQVLPACKMAMVKSGWLHRQSTILRRWKRNWFDLWADGRLVFYNNQQRREVEDDIHMRVDCINIRNSVACQELNPPEGKTRDAFFQIVCRDGRVISLCADSADDALAWTMALQDARINAVVPTPQIGFAQEVIASAPPPYSEYAPPPQGYALGPYGEYVAAPPHATQIVYSADGQPYAYPYQYQGAYTTPGVNHVVIHERQREDRGDVALGMLAGAATGLALGSLFSVF, via the exons atgtacatctcacGCCCGTGTTTGCTCTATCCTCCTAACGAAATACTTAATATTTccataaaacatacaaataatCAA gtgtTGCCTGCCTGTAAGATGGCAATGGTAAAGAGTGGCTGGCTCCATCGACAAA gtACCATCCTGCGTCGGTGGAAAAGAAACTGGTTTGATTTGTGGGCTGATGGACGGCTTGTTTTCTATAATAATCAGCAACGGCGTGAGGTGGAGGATGACATCCACATGAGGGTCGACTGCATTAACATCCGCAACTCTGTTGCATGCCAAG AGCTGAACCCCCCGGAGGGGAAGACGCGTGATGCCTTCTTTCAGATAGTGTGCAGAGACGGCCGGGTCATCAGCCTGTGTGCAGACAGCGCAGATGATGCTCT GGCGTGGACCATGGCACTTCAGGATGCCAGAATTAATGCA GTGGTCCCTACACCTCAGATCGGCTTTGCACAGGAAGTGATTGCATCTGCTCCTCCCCCCTACTCAGAATATGCTCCACCACCTCAG GGTTACGCCCTGGGACCGTATGGAGAATATGTCGCAGCTCCACCACATGCTACACAGATCGTTTACTCTGCTGATGGGCAGCCCTACGCCTATCCTTATCAGTACCAAG gtgcGTACACCACTCCTGGAGTGAACCACGTTGTTATTCATGAACGGCAGCGGGAAGACAGAGGAGATGTGGCTTTGGGCATGCTCGCTGGAGCAGCAACTGGTTTGGCACTtggctctctcttctctgtcttctaA
- the ing5a gene encoding inhibitor of growth protein 5a isoform X1: protein MATAIYLEHYLDSIENLPCELQRNFTLMRDLDSRTEEKKGEIDKLAEEYIAKVKNLASEQRVEHLQKIQHAYSKCKEFSDDKVQLAMQTYEMVDKHIRRLDADLARFENELKEKLEVSGYESTDGRGPKKGESRGLREKRVSRGRARKCSDEDSPKKKKIKNSPDLSDALLPMQPSDVLDMPVDPNEPTYCLCHQVSYGEMIGCDNPDCPIEWFHFACVDLASKPKGKWFCPRCTQDKKKK, encoded by the exons ATGGCGACGGCAATATACTTGGAACATTACCTTGATA GTATTGAAAACCTACCATGCGAGCTTCAGAGAAACTTTACTTTGATGCGGGACCTGGACAGTAGGACTGAAG aaaagaaaggagagatTGACAAACTGGCTGAAGAGTACATTGCTAAGGTGAAGAACCTGGCCTCAGAACAGCGAGTGGAACACCTGCAGAAGATCCAACATGCCTACAGCAAGTGCAAAGAGTTCAGCGACGACAAAGTCCAGCTTGCCATGCAGACATACGAAATG GTGGACAAACACATCCGCAGACTGGATGCAGATCTGGCACGGTTTGAGAATGAGCTGAAGGAGAAACTGGAAGTGAGTGGCTACGAAAGTACAGACGGAAGAGGACCGAAAA AGGGGGAATCCCGGGGGCTGAGAGAGAAGCGTGTGTCCAGAGGAAGAGCAAGGAAATGTTCTGATGAAGATTctcccaaaaagaaaaagataaaaaacag CCCAGACCTGAGTGATGCTCTCCTGCCTATGCAACCATCAGACGTTTTGGACATGCCAGTCGATCCCAATGAGCCTACCTACTGCCTATGCCACCAGGTGTCATATGGAGAGATGATTGGATGCGATAACCCAGAT TGTCCGATTGAGTGGTTTCACTTTGCTTGTGTTGACCTCGCCTCAAAACCCAAAGGAAAATG GTTTTGTCCGAGGTGCACCcaagacaagaagaagaaatga
- the plekhb2 gene encoding pleckstrin homology domain-containing family B member 2 isoform X1 has protein sequence MYISRPCLLYPPNEILNISIKHTNNQVLPACKMAMVKSGWLHRQSTILRRWKRNWFDLWADGRLVFYNNQQRREVEDDIHMRVDCINIRNSVACQELNPPEGKTRDAFFQIVCRDGRVISLCADSADDALAWTMALQDARINAVVPTPQIGFAQEVIASAPPPYSEYAPPPQAFSFQQGYALGPYGEYVAAPPHATQIVYSADGQPYAYPYQYQGAYTTPGVNHVVIHERQREDRGDVALGMLAGAATGLALGSLFSVF, from the exons atgtacatctcacGCCCGTGTTTGCTCTATCCTCCTAACGAAATACTTAATATTTccataaaacatacaaataatCAA gtgtTGCCTGCCTGTAAGATGGCAATGGTAAAGAGTGGCTGGCTCCATCGACAAA gtACCATCCTGCGTCGGTGGAAAAGAAACTGGTTTGATTTGTGGGCTGATGGACGGCTTGTTTTCTATAATAATCAGCAACGGCGTGAGGTGGAGGATGACATCCACATGAGGGTCGACTGCATTAACATCCGCAACTCTGTTGCATGCCAAG AGCTGAACCCCCCGGAGGGGAAGACGCGTGATGCCTTCTTTCAGATAGTGTGCAGAGACGGCCGGGTCATCAGCCTGTGTGCAGACAGCGCAGATGATGCTCT GGCGTGGACCATGGCACTTCAGGATGCCAGAATTAATGCA GTGGTCCCTACACCTCAGATCGGCTTTGCACAGGAAGTGATTGCATCTGCTCCTCCCCCCTACTCAGAATATGCTCCACCACCTCAG GCTTTCTCCTTTCAGCAGGGTTACGCCCTGGGACCGTATGGAGAATATGTCGCAGCTCCACCACATGCTACACAGATCGTTTACTCTGCTGATGGGCAGCCCTACGCCTATCCTTATCAGTACCAAG gtgcGTACACCACTCCTGGAGTGAACCACGTTGTTATTCATGAACGGCAGCGGGAAGACAGAGGAGATGTGGCTTTGGGCATGCTCGCTGGAGCAGCAACTGGTTTGGCACTtggctctctcttctctgtcttctaA
- the plekhb2 gene encoding pleckstrin homology domain-containing family B member 2 isoform X4 has protein sequence MYISRPCLLYPPNEILNISIKHTNNQVLPACKMAMVKSGWLHRQSTILRRWKRNWFDLWADGRLVFYNNQQRREVEDDIHMRVDCINIRNSVACQELNPPEGKTRDAFFQIVCRDGRVISLCADSADDALAWTMALQDARINAGYALGPYGEYVAAPPHATQIVYSADGQPYAYPYQYQGAYTTPGVNHVVIHERQREDRGDVALGMLAGAATGLALGSLFSVF, from the exons atgtacatctcacGCCCGTGTTTGCTCTATCCTCCTAACGAAATACTTAATATTTccataaaacatacaaataatCAA gtgtTGCCTGCCTGTAAGATGGCAATGGTAAAGAGTGGCTGGCTCCATCGACAAA gtACCATCCTGCGTCGGTGGAAAAGAAACTGGTTTGATTTGTGGGCTGATGGACGGCTTGTTTTCTATAATAATCAGCAACGGCGTGAGGTGGAGGATGACATCCACATGAGGGTCGACTGCATTAACATCCGCAACTCTGTTGCATGCCAAG AGCTGAACCCCCCGGAGGGGAAGACGCGTGATGCCTTCTTTCAGATAGTGTGCAGAGACGGCCGGGTCATCAGCCTGTGTGCAGACAGCGCAGATGATGCTCT GGCGTGGACCATGGCACTTCAGGATGCCAGAATTAATGCA GGTTACGCCCTGGGACCGTATGGAGAATATGTCGCAGCTCCACCACATGCTACACAGATCGTTTACTCTGCTGATGGGCAGCCCTACGCCTATCCTTATCAGTACCAAG gtgcGTACACCACTCCTGGAGTGAACCACGTTGTTATTCATGAACGGCAGCGGGAAGACAGAGGAGATGTGGCTTTGGGCATGCTCGCTGGAGCAGCAACTGGTTTGGCACTtggctctctcttctctgtcttctaA
- the ing5a gene encoding inhibitor of growth protein 5a isoform X2, with the protein MRDLDSRTEEKKGEIDKLAEEYIAKVKNLASEQRVEHLQKIQHAYSKCKEFSDDKVQLAMQTYEMVDKHIRRLDADLARFENELKEKLEVSGYESTDGRGPKKGESRGLREKRVSRGRARKCSDEDSPKKKKIKNSPDLSDALLPMQPSDVLDMPVDPNEPTYCLCHQVSYGEMIGCDNPDCPIEWFHFACVDLASKPKGKWFCPRCTQDKKKK; encoded by the exons ATGCGGGACCTGGACAGTAGGACTGAAG aaaagaaaggagagatTGACAAACTGGCTGAAGAGTACATTGCTAAGGTGAAGAACCTGGCCTCAGAACAGCGAGTGGAACACCTGCAGAAGATCCAACATGCCTACAGCAAGTGCAAAGAGTTCAGCGACGACAAAGTCCAGCTTGCCATGCAGACATACGAAATG GTGGACAAACACATCCGCAGACTGGATGCAGATCTGGCACGGTTTGAGAATGAGCTGAAGGAGAAACTGGAAGTGAGTGGCTACGAAAGTACAGACGGAAGAGGACCGAAAA AGGGGGAATCCCGGGGGCTGAGAGAGAAGCGTGTGTCCAGAGGAAGAGCAAGGAAATGTTCTGATGAAGATTctcccaaaaagaaaaagataaaaaacag CCCAGACCTGAGTGATGCTCTCCTGCCTATGCAACCATCAGACGTTTTGGACATGCCAGTCGATCCCAATGAGCCTACCTACTGCCTATGCCACCAGGTGTCATATGGAGAGATGATTGGATGCGATAACCCAGAT TGTCCGATTGAGTGGTTTCACTTTGCTTGTGTTGACCTCGCCTCAAAACCCAAAGGAAAATG GTTTTGTCCGAGGTGCACCcaagacaagaagaagaaatga